A window of Deltaproteobacteria bacterium genomic DNA:
CACTCTGGGGGATGCCGACGCTCCACGACTTCACCTGCTCCGGCTGCTGCAGCCGCCCATCCGCCACCAGCAACCGCACCACCTCGTTGACGAAGAAGGGGTTGCCCTCCGTTTCCTTGTAGACGGCCTCGACGAGGGCCGCCGGCGGCTTGATGCCGGCGGTGATCTCGATGAACCGCTCGACGTCACGCTCGCTGAGACCGCGCAGGAGGATGCGCTGGCTCAACTGCTCGCGCGTCAGCTCCCCCAGCGTCTGCGAGAGCGGGTGCTGGCGGCGCAGATCCACATCCCGGTACGTGCCGAGCACCAGCAACCGCGCCCCGCGCAGCTCGCGGGCGAGGAACTGCAAGAGCAGCAGCGACGGTTTGTCCGCCCAGTGCAGATCGTCGAGGATGAGAACCAGCGGCTGGGCGGTAGAAGCGTTCTTGAGAAACGTCGTGATGCTGTCGAAGAGCCGAAAGCGTGCCTGTTCCGGGTCGAGTCGTTGCGGCTCGGGCAGGCCGGGCAGGCGCTGGCGCACCTCCGAGACCACTTGCGCGATCTCGGAGGCGCCCGAGCCCATCTCCGAGAGCAGCGCGCTCGGGTCGCGGCCGTGGACGTAAGTGCGGATCGCCTGCACCCAGGGCCAGTACGCGGGTGCCCCTTCACCTTCGTAGCAGCGGCCCCACAGAATCTGGGCCTTACGCAACCGGGCGTAGGTGGCCAGCTCTTCCGACGTACGTGTCTTCCCGATGCCCGGCTCACCCACCAGCAGGAGCAACCGCCCGTGCCCCGAGAGGGCGTCTTCGAACCCGGCGCGCAGCTCGTCCATCTCCCGCTCCCGCCCGACGAAGATGCCGCTCGCCAAGCGATCGAGCGGGTTCACCTCCGCCGCCGGCCGCTCGCCGCTGGCCGTCTTCGGAGCGGCGAGCGCCGCCAGCGTCTCGCGCACTGCCACCGCGCTCTCCGGTCGCTCCTCGGGCGCCTTGGCGAGCAACCTCAAAATCAGCGCCTCGAAGGCACGCGGCACGTCGGCGTTGTGCCACGTGGGCGCGACCGGCGGCGTGTTGATGTGCTGCGAGATCACCGCCACCGCATCGTCGCCCAAGAACGGGGGGCGCCCCGTCACCATCTCATAGAGCATCGCCCCGAACGCGTAGAGGTCGCTGCGCGCATCGGGCGCGCGGCCGAGGGCCTGCTCCGGCGGCATGTACGCGACCGTGCCGACCATCAGGCCTTCGAGCGTCAACCGGGAGCGGTCGAGGGCGATGGCGAGGCCGAAGTCTCCCAGCTTCGCCGTCCGGTCCTCGGTCAGCCAGACGTTGCTGGGCTTGAGGTCGCGGTGGATCACGCTGTGCACGTGCGCGTACTCGAGGGCTCGACACACGTCCTCGGCCAGGCGCAGCGTCTGCTCCATCGGCAACCGCCGCTTCTCCGCCCGCTGCAGCAGGTCGTCTATCGAGCCGCCGCCCATGTACTGGCTGACGATGTACGGCTGCCCGGCCTCCTCGCCCACGTCGTAGATCGTCACGATATTCGGATGGTCACCGAGGCGGCCCATCGCGCGCGCTTCACGGCGCACGCGAGCGAGTCCGGCTTCGTCGAGACCTTCGGTCTTGATCAGCGCCAGGGCAACATCGCGCTCCAGCCGGCTGTCATGCGCGAGGTACACGCGCTTCTTCCCGCCCTCACCAAGGAAGCGTTTCACCTGGTATCGACCCGCGGCGAAGGTGGCGGGCACGGCCGGCGCCGGTGCAGACGGGCTCGGTGGGACGCCCGCCGCAACGCCCGGGGTAAGGCGCTGCCCGCAGCCGCTGCAGTAGGCGCTGTCGGGCGGGTTGCTGCGCTGACAAGTCGGGCACACGGCGGACAGGCGCATGCCGCAGCCCGAGCAGAAACCTGCGTCGGCTGGATTCTCCCGCCGGCACGACGGACACCCCAATTGATCACGCGTTTCCATCGCCGACTCGCTTCGCCGCCGACCACTGTGCTTGCCCCCATACCCCAGCCCGCAGGCAACGAGCAAGCACCGCCCCGGCTGCGATGAACGACACGGCGCGCGGGGGCCGTCTTGGGGGTCCGCAGGATCTGCGGCCGGAGAGCATTCGATCTCTACTAGCGGATCAGGTACGCCTTGTGAAACATCTCATCCGACAGCTCGGCGTTGTACTTGATCTCAGTAATCTCGAGCCGCGACTGCGTGTTGTCGTGCACGTTCACCATCTGCTGCACCAGCGGGGTCCACAGCCCGTCGATCTTCTCGATCTTGTCGATCGTCCAGACCTTCCAGAGCTTGCCCTTCTGGTCGAAGAACTGGCTGCGGGTGACCACGAGATCCGCGGGGTCGACGGCGACGACGGTCTTGCTATACAGCTCGCCGGCGGGCGCCTTCGGCACGCTCTCGACGAGTTTGCAGTGGCGGCCGCCCACGTCTTCCTCTCCAACGAAGGCGTGCTGAAAAGCATTCAGGTCCGGTCGGACCATGTCAGACACGTAGAAATCGGAGCCGAGGAACGCCTGCTTGCGCACTGTTTCCGAGACGCGAATGCTGCGCTTCATCATCGGCACGTAGAGCCATTGCTCGTCGGCTCCCTGCGCTCGGTCGTAGAGCAAGAAGCGCGTGTCCTTGACGTCGAGCGGAGCGGTCACTTCCATGTAGGTGGCGTCCGCGTCATCGACGCGCTTGAAGCTCAGCTGCAAATCGCGAACCCATCCGCGCGTGGTCGACGACAGCTTCACTTTGGCGAAGAACGGTACCCGCGGCACGGCATCGATCATGCGTTGCAGCAGCTCGCGGGCGGAGCTGTCGTCGGCCCTTGCGGCCGTCGGCAGTGTCCACAGCAGGGCGCCCAGCAGCGCCGCGAAGCGCACGTATGTCCACGTCATCTTCGTCCCTCCTTCAGCACGAGAGCACCGTGCAAGTTGCGAGAAGTCACGTCGCCGTCCCCGTTGGCAAAGTAATTCGGAACGTGGTGCCGCGGCCGGCCTCGCTGTCCACCTCGATCCGTCCGCGGTGTTCTTGAACGATGCGGTAACAAATGGCAAGGCCCAGGCCGGTACCCACGCCCACCCCCTTTGTGGTGAAGCCCGGGTCGAAGATATGAGCGCGATGCTCGGGAGGAATGCCACGGCCCGTGTCGCTGATTTCGACGACCACGGCAGCGGGCCCAGCACGGGTGCGAATGCTGATCGTGCCGGGCCCGTCGATCGCTTGGGTCGCGTTCACCAGGATATTGAGAAACACCTGGTTGAGCTGATTGGCATGACAGAGCAAGAGGGGGAGCTGGCCGTAGGCGCGCTGCACGGTGATGCGGTTCTTGGTCAGGTGGGTGATGAGGGCCAGGGTCGAGTCGAGCCCTTCGTGCAGATCGGCGGGCTTGCACTCGGCTTCGTCCAGGCGAGAGAAGTTGCGCAGGCTGCGCACTATCGCATCGATGCGGCGGCAGGCGTCCCGGCTCACCGCGGCCATGCTAGCAGCGCGGTCGAGGTAGCGCAGCGCCGATTCGCTGAGAGTGGGGTCAGTCATCGCCTCCTTGATCTTCGCCAGGGCGCGAGCGACCAGGTCGGTATTGCTCGCCACGGCGCCGAGCGGGGTATTGATCTCGTGGGCGAGGCCGGCCACCAGGTCGCCGAGCGCCGCCATCTTCTCCGACTGCACCAGTTGCATCTGCGTCTCGCGTAGTTCGGCGAGCGTGCGGCCGAGCGCGGCGGTGCGCTCTTGCACTTCTTCCTCGAGGTGTTCGTAGAGCCGCGCATTCTCGATCGCGACGCCGCCCATGCCGGCGAGAGCTTCGAGTAGACGCTGGTCGTCGTCGGAAAAGGGGCCGCCGCGGCGATTGAGCACCTGAATAACGCCCGTGATCCGGTCACGGGCGCGAAGCGGCACGCACAAGATCGACCGGGTGGTGAACCCGGTGGCGGCATCGTAGCGTTGCCCCTGCCAGCGCGGATCGCCGGAGGCGTCCTCGATGCGAATCGGCTCGCCGGTGGCGGCCACGCGACCGCTGATCCCCTGGCCGAGCGGAACGGAGAGCGTCTGCAGCTTGCCCGCACCCGCGCCGAGCGCGACCTCCCAGTGCAACCTGTGCGTCGCCTCGTCGAGCAACATCACGGAGCACGCCTCGGCATCGAGCACGCTGCGCGCCCGCTCCATCATCGCCTCGAGCAGGTCGCGCAGGTGCAGGGTGCCGCACAAGGCCGCGCCGACTTCGAGGAGGATCGAGAAGGCGTCGCTCATTACCGCAGTGCTTCGGGGTGCAGTTCGTTGACGTGCTCGATGACGGCGTCCGCCAGCATCAGCGCTGCGGAGTCGTTATGGGTGGTGACGCCGATGCAGCGCATGCCCGCCGCGCGGGCGGCCATCAGGCCGAGCGGCGAATCCTCGATGACCACGCAGTCTGCCGCCGAGAGGGATGAACCCAGGCGGCGGTTCACTTCCTGCAGCGCATGGAGAAACGGGTCGGGGGCGGGCTTGCCGGCACGCACGTCCTCCGCTCCGACGATGGCGGCGAACAACGAATGCACCTCGGCGTGCCGGAGAACGGGCTCGATCTCGTCACGAAAGGCCCCCGAGGCGATGGCGAGGAGAAAGTGGGGATGCAACCAGCGGATGGTGTCAGCCGCGCCGCAATACATCGCCGCCCCGGGTGACAGCCGCGCGTACTGCGCGCGTTTTTCGGCGACCAGCCGATCGAGGGTCGGCGGATCCGGCGTCAGGCCCGCACGGTCACAGAGCACCGTCAGGCAGGCACGGTCCGGCAAACCCAGGAATCCAGCAAAGTATTCGGTCCGCGACAGTGGCGCCCCGACACTTGTCGCGACCGCCTGCAGCGCGGCGCAGTGCAGCTCCTCGGTGTCGGCAAGCACCCCGTCGAAATCGAAGATCAGCGCCTGCACCGGCACACCGCCGAGCTTCACGAGCTTGACACCCCGGCGGTTGCCTGATTATCGAACACCTTGATGGAGACCGCGGAGAGCCGATCGACGATCCTGCTGGTGGATGACGAGCCGACGGTGTGCCAGAGCCTCTCGGCCCTGCTTGAACTGGAGACCCCGCACCAGGTACTGGTCGAAACTTCCCCGCAGCGGGCGATCCAGCTCGCCAAGGTCACTCCGCTCGATCTGGTCGTTTCCGATTTCCTGATGCCCGAAATCGATGGCATCGG
This region includes:
- a CDS encoding outer membrane lipoprotein-sorting protein — protein: MTWTYVRFAALLGALLWTLPTAARADDSSARELLQRMIDAVPRVPFFAKVKLSSTTRGWVRDLQLSFKRVDDADATYMEVTAPLDVKDTRFLLYDRAQGADEQWLYVPMMKRSIRVSETVRKQAFLGSDFYVSDMVRPDLNAFQHAFVGEEDVGGRHCKLVESVPKAPAGELYSKTVVAVDPADLVVTRSQFFDQKGKLWKVWTIDKIEKIDGLWTPLVQQMVNVHDNTQSRLEITEIKYNAELSDEMFHKAYLIR
- a CDS encoding GAF domain-containing protein — protein: MSDAFSILLEVGAALCGTLHLRDLLEAMMERARSVLDAEACSVMLLDEATHRLHWEVALGAGAGKLQTLSVPLGQGISGRVAATGEPIRIEDASGDPRWQGQRYDAATGFTTRSILCVPLRARDRITGVIQVLNRRGGPFSDDDQRLLEALAGMGGVAIENARLYEHLEEEVQERTAALGRTLAELRETQMQLVQSEKMAALGDLVAGLAHEINTPLGAVASNTDLVARALAKIKEAMTDPTLSESALRYLDRAASMAAVSRDACRRIDAIVRSLRNFSRLDEAECKPADLHEGLDSTLALITHLTKNRITVQRAYGQLPLLLCHANQLNQVFLNILVNATQAIDGPGTISIRTRAGPAAVVVEISDTGRGIPPEHRAHIFDPGFTTKGVGVGTGLGLAICYRIVQEHRGRIEVDSEAGRGTTFRITLPTGTAT
- a CDS encoding protein kinase — translated: METRDQLGCPSCRRENPADAGFCSGCGMRLSAVCPTCQRSNPPDSAYCSGCGQRLTPGVAAGVPPSPSAPAPAVPATFAAGRYQVKRFLGEGGKKRVYLAHDSRLERDVALALIKTEGLDEAGLARVRREARAMGRLGDHPNIVTIYDVGEEAGQPYIVSQYMGGGSIDDLLQRAEKRRLPMEQTLRLAEDVCRALEYAHVHSVIHRDLKPSNVWLTEDRTAKLGDFGLAIALDRSRLTLEGLMVGTVAYMPPEQALGRAPDARSDLYAFGAMLYEMVTGRPPFLGDDAVAVISQHINTPPVAPTWHNADVPRAFEALILRLLAKAPEERPESAVAVRETLAALAAPKTASGERPAAEVNPLDRLASGIFVGREREMDELRAGFEDALSGHGRLLLLVGEPGIGKTRTSEELATYARLRKAQILWGRCYEGEGAPAYWPWVQAIRTYVHGRDPSALLSEMGSGASEIAQVVSEVRQRLPGLPEPQRLDPEQARFRLFDSITTFLKNASTAQPLVLILDDLHWADKPSLLLLQFLARELRGARLLVLGTYRDVDLRRQHPLSQTLGELTREQLSQRILLRGLSERDVERFIEITAGIKPPAALVEAVYKETEGNPFFVNEVVRLLVADGRLQQPEQVKSWSVGIPQSVREVVGRRLDHLSAECNRVLTAASVIGREFGLDVLERMSDLSGDRLLEVLDEAVAARVVTELPRSGGRYIFSHALIRETLYDELSTTRRGRLHRQIGETLEQLYGAHPEPHLAELAYHFFEAAQGGDVERAIGYAVRAGDRAAELMAYEEAARQYELALQALELREHSEAGKCAMLLTLSETLWRAGEYDRAKETALQAADLARKLGDAQSLARAVLDYGGTLPAFAAVIRDETLVALLEEALAALPQGDNPLRARVLSRLAEEITFSDPYERREALCREAIEMARRLSDPVVLAFALRSTHWALWVPETLAERVAFANEIIELARKAGDRAMAAEGRIFLCWDLIERGDMAGAIKEFEESSRLSESLRQPYYRWGMAITRVLLAFVQGRLPEVEALAQQALQMGQEAQNRNAALVFGIQITLLLVEQGRAQEAEEALSGAAAMYPSIGHNLRCGLAVAYMDQGRAAQARSEFEGLAANDFADLPRNSAWLYSVAYLAEVASFLGDARRAETLHALLLPFARLNVTASPVAVWGSCARYLGLLAAALGRTDEAARHFEDALAMNARMGMRQASAHTQADYAQMLLARNAPGDRAKGLDLLNQALDIALTLPDLWPLDTEVGLR
- a CDS encoding HAD family phosphatase gives rise to the protein MKLGGVPVQALIFDFDGVLADTEELHCAALQAVATSVGAPLSRTEYFAGFLGLPDRACLTVLCDRAGLTPDPPTLDRLVAEKRAQYARLSPGAAMYCGAADTIRWLHPHFLLAIASGAFRDEIEPVLRHAEVHSLFAAIVGAEDVRAGKPAPDPFLHALQEVNRRLGSSLSAADCVVIEDSPLGLMAARAAGMRCIGVTTHNDSAALMLADAVIEHVNELHPEALR